TGCAATGGCATTACAAAATAGTTGTAAAAGATAATCCTATCGATACGAAGAGGTTTTTCTGCCCATTTCACAGAAGATTCGCACAAAAAAATAGCAATCAGGTACAAAGAAAAATACTTCCAATGCTGTTTTTTTATGCGGTTGAAATAAATAATGGAAACTAAAGCAGCTATTGCTTCTCCAGTATACATGAATTGTGAGAAAAACCTCTGAAATTCAGTCATTGCTTATAATAAAATTCTTTTAATTGATACTAGAACATTCCTCTGGAATTTCCCGGAGGAGATAATATTCCGCTATTTTCTCCTAACTCTCCAGGAGGTTCTTGTCCACGTGCAGTAAGGGCAAGATGGGGTGACTTTCTTTTTTTAGTCTGTAAAGTATGAAAATCACAATTGAAAATTTCCCCTTCATATTCTTTTTTCAAGGTAGGGATCATGACGAGAGTATGTCTTCCAGAGTATTCGTGTGGTACAGGGTGACTTTCCATCATATCCCAATTTTCAATTGTTGGATATGCAGCATAGTAAAATCTGATTCCCAAATCTTCAGGAGTATAATCAGGATTTATTTTACTGGCTTCCTGCTCCATCAGATTGATGAAATTTTTCAATTTAGGAAGATCAAACCATATCGAATTAGCGTCTTCTATTCCCATGGCTTTGTTGATAGCATTCATTTGATTCTCACGATAATTGTCAATAAGCGCCTTCATCAGCTCATTTGACATTATTCCTGATACAGCAGAATAGCGCTCATTAGTAGATTCTGTTTCATAACTTAGTTTTATAATGGAATATCCGTATTTCTGCAAATTTCGTAAAAAAATAAGTTATAAAATAGAATAGGGAATAGGGAATTATACTATTATTTTTTCCGTGTTTTTACGGGTTGCATATGAATGGGAAAAGGATGATGTAAAACTAATCGATTGTGTATAAAAAAAACGGAGAAAATTCTCCGCTTCTATTTAAATGCATCCATATTTTTTAGGATCTCTGCAGACCAGACCTGCTGTACAGCAAAGACCGGTAGGGCAATTCCAGAATTCGTCACATGCAATCATTGGAGGAAGAACTCCACCCGCGATTTTCTTTAACTCTTGTCTTTTTAACTTTTTCATACTGATTTTGTTTAAGTTATTAATTTGTTTGTATGATAAAGATAGTTATAATTCACTGGATTTTGATAAAAAATGAAAGGATAATAAATTTCTTAACCCCTGATGAATATATATATAGAAATAGAATATAGATTATTCATGTATCGGAATATCATAAATGCTAATCAGATGTAAGGCTTTATCATTAATTGTGATTTCGAGCCTGGAAGCTGTAACTATGTAAGAGACGAGCCACACCAGATTTCTGTCTGTGTTTTTATATTTTTTAACCTTCTTTTCAGCATTTTTGAAGAAGCTTATTAGCATTTCTTCTACCTGAATATCACTTATATGATCATTATTCTTTTTAATTTCTTGCAAAAGATATTTTCTTGCAAGCTTATCAGTAGCTGCAATGGCTTGGCTTTCATTGTGTTTGAACTCTTTATCTTTGCTGTTTTGGTGAGGCGGAATGGGCGGATAGTCTTTATTTTGGGCGCTGGAGAGAAACGAAAGCCCTAAAAATAAAAGAATAATTAGCTTTTTGTACATGATTATAATTTTACTCTAAATTATCGAAAAAAAATAAGTGCCGCAGATTTTCTCTACAGCACTTATCTACAAAAATTAATATATGAAAAAAAACTATTTTATTCTTTTATTGTTCAGTCGGTCTGAATACTAATCCTGTTTCCACAAAGTAATCCAGCGTAATTCTGTCACCATCATTTACATTTCCTGCAAGGATTTCTTTGGACAGTTTATTCAATACTTCCTGTTGAATAACTCTTTTTAAAGGTCGTGCTCCAAATGCCGGATCATATCCTTTATTCATCAGATAATCTACTGCATCCTGAGTGAAAGTCATGATGATATTACGTTTGGCTAACATCTCATTGAAGCCTCTCAACTGATACTGAACGATTTTTCCAATTTCTTTCTTTTTTAAAGGCTGGAACAGTACAATCTCATCAATTCTGTTCAGGAATTCCGGTCTTAATGTTTGCTTTAAAAGATCGAAAACCTGATCTTTGGTTTTATCCACAATCTCATCCTGATTTTCCTCAGTTAAGTTTTCAAAATTCTCCTGAATAAGGTGAGAACCTAAATTCGAGGTCATAATGATGATTGAATTTTTGAAATTTACTACACGGCCTTTATTATCTGTTAAACGACCGTCATCCAAAACCTGAAGCAAAGTGTTGAAAACATCAGGATGTGCTTTTTCAATCTCATCTAAAAGTACTACTGAATAAGGTCTTCTTCTTACGGCCTCAGTCAATTGCCCGCCCTCATCATATCCAACATATCCCGGAGGAGCTCCTACCAATCTGGAAACGCTGTGACGTTCCTGATATTCACTCATATCAATCCTGGTCATATTGTTTTCATCATCAAATAAGAATTCAGCTAATGCTTTTGCAAGCTCAGTTTTACCTACACCAGTTGTTCCTAAGAATAAGAAGGATCCGATTGGTTTTTTATCATCACTCAATCCGGCTCTGTTTCTTCTGATGGCATCCGCTACAGCTTCAATGGCTTCATCTTGTCCTACAACTCTATGATGAAGTTCTGTTTCCAGATGTAATAATTTATCTCTTTCAGATTGCAGTAACTTGGTGACAGGAATACCTGTCCATTTGCAATGACTTCAGAAATATTTTCAGAAGTTACTTCCTCTTTGATAAGCTCGTTCTGATGGTTCTGCATTTCCAGTTCCATTTTGGCTAGCTCATCTTCTTTTTCACGAAGTTTTCCATATTGGATTTCCGCTACTTTAGCATAGTCTCCGGTTCTGGAAGCTCTTTCGGCTTCTAATTTCAGAGATTCAATATCTTTTTTGATCTGAGTAAGATCTTCACTTTTTTGTTTTTCTTTCAGCCATTTTGCATTAATCTCATTTCTTTGTTCAGAAATTTTAGAGATATCTTCTTTTAAATGGTCAATCTTGGTTTGGTTGCCTTCTCTTGAAATGGCGGCTAACTCAATTTCCAACTGCATCAGTCTTCTGTCTAAAACATCCAGTTCTTCTGGTTTGGAATTGATTTCCATTCTTAGTTTAGCAGAAGCCTCGTCGATAAGGTCAATAGCTTTATCCGGTAAAAATCGGTCTGAAATATACCTTTGAGACATTTCTACAGCCGCAATAATCGCTTCATCTTTGATTCTTACCTTGTGGTGCGCTTCATATTTATCTTTAATTCCACGAAGAATGGAAATCGCAGATTCAGTATCCGGTTCTTCCACCATTACTTTCTGGAAACGTCTTTCTAGTGCTTTATCCTTTTCAAAATACTTTTGGTATTCATTTAAAGTGGTTGCTCCAATAGCTCTTAGCTCACCTCTTGCAAGGGCAGGCTTCAAAATGTTGGCAGCATCCATAGCGCCCTCACCACCACCAGCTCCTACTAAAGTGTGGATCTCATCAATGAAAAGAATGATTTGTCCATCCGATTTGATCACTTCATTCACAACAGATTTCAGACGCTCTTCAAATTCACCTTTATATTTGCCCCGGCGATCAATGCACCCATATCCAATGAATATAATGTTTTATCCATCAGGTTTTCCGGAACATCTCCATTAATAATTCTATGGGCAATTCCTTCAGCGATAGCCGTTTTACCTACACCTGGTTCCCCAATGAGGATAGGATTGTTTTTGGTTCTTCTGGAAAGGATCTGTAATACTCTTCTGATCTCTTCATCACGCCCGATTACCGGATCCAGTTTTCCTTCAGCAGCTAATTCGTTGAAGTTTTTAGCATATTTATTTAAAGATTGGTAAGTCTCTTCTGAACTTGCAGAAGTCGCTTTGCTTCCTTTTCTTAATTCTTTGATGGCTCCTTCCAATAATTTTTTGGTTACTCCCATATCTTTCAACATCTGAGAGACTTCAGAGCTTGTTTCTATTAAGGATAACCATAAATGTTCAATCGTTACATATTCATCACCCATTTTTTTAGCGATGTTAGGTGCATCCAGCAATACTTTGTTTGCTGATTGTGAAAGATAGATATTCCCTCCCTGTACTTTAGGAAGCTTTTCTAAATTTTCACGGTTTCGCTCTCTAACTAAATTGGCATCTGCTTCAGATTTCTTTAATAGGAAAGGCGATATATTTTCATCCACCTGGAAGATTCCTTCCAGTAAATGTTGAGGTTCTATTTGTTGGTTGCCAAATTCCATTGCAACTTGTTGAGCTGCCTGAATGGCTTCTTGTGATTTTACAGTATATTGGTTTAAGTTCATATTTTCTATATTTTTGGTAATGATTCGTTTAAAGTTCAGTTTAAAAAAACATCAAGAAACTAAATTTTAAGGCTCAGTTTCTTAATGCCTATCAATTATTTAATCATGTAATCGATGACTGTATCGCAAAAATCGTTCAATTATTAAATTTACAAAAAATTAGGACAAAATTTCCGGATTATGTATTTTTAACGATAATTTAACTTGACAAAATTTCCGATTCTTTATAATTTTCTTTGAAGTTGATGAGCAATTCGTCAGTTCAGAGAAGAAAAATATTGAAACGGAATTTGGATATCAACGAATTTGCTAGATTGCAACTCTCAATTTATTTCAGAATAACTACTTTTGCATTTTTACAGATGGAACTTAAAGAAAAACAAAGGAAAATATTAGACGTAGCAGTAGAGCTTTTCAAGGAGAAAGGCTATATGGGGAGCTCGGTAAGAGATCTGGCTACGAAGCTTAATATCAAAGCAGCATCGCTGTATGCACACATCCGTTCAAAGGAAGAAATTCTGGAATGGGTTTGTTTTGGTATTGCACAGGAGTTTTTCGATGAGCTTCAGAAAGTAAAAAATACGAATATTGCTCCAAGGGAAAAACTAGATCTGTTTTTGGATAAACATTTATCGGTTGTTCTTAAAAACCGTGATGTTACCCACATTTATTCTATAGAATGGAGACATCTGGAAGAAAGGCTTCCAGAATTCATAGAGCTAAGAAAGAATTATCAACAGGAAGTGGAACAACTGATTTCCGAAATCTATCAGGCAGAAAATTGGGAATTGAAGTCCCCATCATTTACGACAAGATTCATTCTTCATACTCTAAATAATTCGTATTTCTGGTTCAAAAGAAGTAGTGATTCTACTGATGAAATCACTGAGGAAATAAGGGATAAGATTCTTTTTGGACTTCTAGGGAACCAAAATAAATAAAATATTCTCTGTCATTATTTCAATTTAACTAACACATTAGTTAACATTCCGAACTCCACTTCGTTCCGCTCTGAATGACAATCAGTAAGGATATAAGTAATTGGTAAAGGTTCAAATATACCTTTTAATATTGCTATTGAGTCTATGGTCATTCCGTGCCATTTTCAAATCAGTTATTTAGAATCATTCAAAATATGACGAAAATCATAAAAATTTTGTCAGCTTCCAAAATCTTTTTAAATTTACACCTAACAAATGTTAGTTAGTTTTATGGATTTTTCAGTTGAATATCTGGAGCTGGGTCAATTGAGACAGCTTCAATCCGACCGGTTAGTAAATCTCATGGGTTATCTGAACGAGAGATCGGAATTTTATAGAAGAAAGTTTGATGAATTGCAGATCTCCCCACAGGATATAAGGTCAATTGAGGATATCACGAAACTTCCAATTACTTACAAACAGGACTTAAGAGACAATTATCCATTCGGTTTATTTACAGTTCCTAAAGATGAATTACAGAGAATTCACTGTTCAAGTGGAACTACGGGAAAACCAACAGTGGTGGGATATACTAAAGAAGATGTAAGCCTGTTCAGTGAAGTGGTGGCGAGATCACTACATGCTGCTGGTGCAAGGCCGGGAATGCAATTACATAACGCTTATGGTTATGGGATCTTTACAGGTGGATTAGGACTTCATTATGGTGCAGAAATGTTAGGAATGAGTGTTCTTCCTATTTCAGGAGGAATGACGGCCAGACAAGTGGATCTTATTGTAGATTTTAAGCCGGAAGTGATCTGCTGTTCTCCATCTTACGCTTTGACCATTGCGGATGAATTTGCTAAAAGAGGGATTTCTGCCGATGAAATAAGTTTAAAGTATGCCGTATTAGGATCAGAACCATGGACAGAGATTATCAGAGGTCATATCGAAGAAAGGTTAGGAGTTCATGCCACCAATATTTATGGATTGAGTGAAATTATTGGGCCAGGAGTTTCTATGGAAGATTTTGAAGAAAAAGGTGGAGCTTACATTTGGGAAGACCATTTTTATCCTGAGATCTTAGACCCAATTACGAAGCAGCCAGTTCCTTTCGGGGAAGAAGGGGTGTTGGTGATTACCACTTTAACAAAAAAAGCAATGCCACTTCTGCGTTATTGGACGAATGATATTACAAGTCTTTATTACGATGAAAATGCTAAACGAACATTGGTGAAAATGAAACCGATCATTGGCAGAGCAGATGATATGCTGATCGTAAGAGGAGTAAATGTATATCCAAGCCAGATTGAAGAGGCATTTTCTCATGTGAAAGGAGTGGTTCCCAATTATTATTTAACCCCAATTGAAAAAGAACATATGTGCGTAGCTTTGGATATTGATGTTGAAATTGATGATGAGCTTGTAAATGCTCAAAAAATTAAAGCAGATACCGATGATTATTTTAATTTTGTCGGAAGCTTCGGGAAAAATATTGAAAACGAAATCAAAAAGAGAGTAGGGATCACTACAAAGGTTAAAGTGCACGCCCAGGATAGCCTGCCAAAATGCGAAGGTGGAAAAATTAATAGAATACTAAAAAAATAATGAATTCATTTTATAAACTTAAAACTGTAAAGGTTCAGAAGGATACTTCAGATGCGGTAAATGTTGCTGTAGAGATTCCTGAAGAATTGAAAGACAAGTTCAGGTTCAAACAAGGACAGTATCTTAATTTCCGAATGATGATCAACGGAAATGAAGAAAGACGTTCTTATTCTATCTGTAATGCTCCAAGTGAAAAAGGCAATACACTGGAAGTTTTGGTGAAATTGTTGGAAAACGGAAAAGTATCCGGGTATTTCAATGAACATCTTCATATGGATGAAATGTTGGAAGTAATGCCTCCAATGGGTGGTTTCAATACTTCCTATCACCCAACTAATGTGAAGACTTACGTAGGATTGGCTGCGGGAAGCGGAATTACTCCGGTTTGTCTAATATTAAAGAAAGTCTTTATCAGGAACCTAGCAGTAATGCTTATCTGTTTTACAGTAACAGAAGCATGAATCATGTTTTAAGAAAAGCTGAAATTGATAAGCTGGTGGAACAGTTCAACGGAAGGCTTAAAGTGATTTATCTGGTAAGCCGTGAAAAACATGAAGATCCGGTTTTTGAAGGAAGAATTTCTCCTGAAAAGTTAGATCAGTTGTTTGAAAGATATACAGAGGTTGATGTAAAAGAAGCTACTTATTTTATTTGTGGTCCTTCAGAAATGATCAAAGGGATTGCAGATTATTTAAAGAAAGATAAAAAAGTACCTGCTATTCAGGTTCTATTTGAATATTTCACAGCTCCCGATGAAGAGAATACAGAAGAAATGAGTGATGAATTCAAAGCTATTGCCAATATTGAAAGTATGGTGACAGTGATTATTGATGATGATGAATATTCATTCCACCTTAATTCCAAAAAAGAGAGTATCTTAGATAAAGCATTGAAAGACAATCTTCCTGTGCCTTTTGCTTGTAAAGGAGGAGTGTGTTGTACGTGTAAAGCGGAAGTTTTAGAAGGAGAAGTTTTTATGGAGAAAAACTACGCACTTACCGAAGACGAAGTCGCGAGAGGTTTCGTTCTTACCTGTCAATGTCACCCGACAACGAATGTGGTGATGCTTAATTATGATGTTTAAAAATTTAATGTAACAATGTAACAATTTACCAGTGTAATGATCATTGGTACATTGCTAGACTGATACATTGCTAAATTGAAAAAATTATGGACTTAGAAAAATTTGTTCAATACGTTCACGAAGAAAATAAAGTAGAACCTAAAGATGTAATGCCTGATGATTACAGGAAATTATTGGTTCGTCAGATTTCACAGCACGCCCATTCTGAAATTGTGGGAATGTTGCCGGAAGCAAACTGGATTTCCAGAGCGCCTTCATTGAGAAGAAAAATGGCTCTTCTGGCTAAAGTTCAGGATGAAGCAGGACATGGTTTATACCTTTACTCTGCGACTGAAACTTTAGGAAACGGAAGCATCAGAGCAGACAGAGATGCTACTTACGACGATATGTTGGAAGGAAAAGCAAAATACTCGAGTATCTTCAATTATCCAACATTAAGCTGGGCTGATATCGGTGCTATCGGTTGGTTGGTAGATGGTGCTGCCATCATGAATCAGGTAATGCTGATGGGAAATTCTTATGGTCCCTATTCAAGAGCAATGGTGAAGATCTGTAAAGAAGAATCTTTTCACCAAAGACAAGGGTATGAGATTTTAATGGCACTTTGCCGTGGTACCAAACAACAAAAAGAAATGGCTCAGGCCTCGTTAAATCGTTTTTGGTGGCCGGCTTTAATGATGTTTGGTCCTAATGATGACAGCTCACCAAACTCGAAAATTTCTATGAATTACCGAGTAAAAAGAGAAAGTAATGACAATCTTCGTCAAAGATTCATTGATGTTACTGTTTCTCAGGCTGAGTTCTTAGGATTAACGATTCCTGATAACGATTTGAAATGGAATGAGGAAAGACAACATTATGATTTTGGAGAGCTTCCGTGGGGAGAATTTATGGAAATCTTAAAAGGAAACGGCCCTTGTAATAAGAAGCGTATCGAAACCAAGAGAAAAGCACAAAGAGAAAACTCCTGGGTAAAAGAAGCGGCAATAGCTTTTGCAGAGAAACAACAAAAAGAAGTAATATAATTTGAAAATGTGCTAATTTGAAAATTTGAAAATGACTTTAACCACGTTATTTATGCTCAAATTTTCAATGAACACGATTCATCAATTTTCAAATTAACCAATTTTCAAATTTTCAAATTAATTATGGCAAATTTAGATATGTGGGAAGTGTTTATTCAGACTAAACCGGGATTATCTCACAAACATGTTGGAATTGTACAGGCACCAACAGCAGAAATGGCTTTGCAAAACGCAAGAGACGTTTATACAAGAAGAAAAGAAGGAACTTCTGTTTGGGTTGTTCCAAGTAAATATATAGTGACTTCAGAAGGAATAGATAAAGAAGCTTTCTTTGATCCTGCAGATGACAAACTATACCGTCACCCGACTTTCTACGATATTCCAAACGATGTAAAAAATATGTAATAAGACTTCGAGATAATAGACGAATAGATAAAAGACGTTAAAGTTTACCTATCTATTATCTATCCGTCTATTATCTATTGGTCTTCAAATCTATTAAACAATGAATCCATTATATAATTATTTATTAAACTTGCAGACGACAGTTTCATTATGGGACAGCGTTTATCTGCATGGTGTGGTGAAGGGCCTTACCTGGAGGAAGATATTGCATTGACAAATATTGCATTGGATGAACTTGGTCAGGCAAATAACTTTTACGTCTATGCTTCAAGAGTAATAGACAATGGTAAAAATGAAGATGATATCGCTTTCTTAAGATACGAGCACGAATATGTAAATGCACACTGGACAGAGCTTCCTAATGAAGACTATGCTCAGACGATTCTAAAGGTGTATGTTTTCTCTGTGTACCAGAAACTGATGTACGAAGCATTATCCAACTCAGCGAATGAAGAGTTGTCAGCCATTGCCCAAAAATCATTAAAAGAAGTAAGATATCATTATACTCACGCTGCATCCTGGATGAAAATCTTCGCTCAGGGAACAGAAGAAAGCCGTCAGCGTTTAGAGAAGGCGATCGAAGAAATCTGGGAATATACAAAAGGATTATTTGCCAAATCAGAAGGTGAAGATGATCTTGTTGTCTTGAATATTGTTCCTAATGTTGATGAGCTATACAAAGAGTTTGTAGCAATTACGGAAAAAGATTTCCAAAGTTTTGATTTGGAATATCCAACCAATCCGTTTATGCAACCAAAATCAAGAACAGGGTATCATACGGAATATTTCGGATTTATCCTTTGCGAGCTTCAGTATATGCAGAGAGCATATCCTGGGTGTACTTGGTAACAGGTCATGAGAAGGATGCTTCTTGGGATATTGATCTTTTTTCTTACAGCATATGTGATACTATGTGTGGGTGTTTATTTCTATCAGGAGAAAATTATCTTTTATCCTGAAAAATTACCTCAAAATTATAAGTTTAATTTTAGAGATGATTTTGAAGAAATAACAATAAGAACAAAAGACGATAAGAGTTTAAATTCAGTTTTATTTAAAGCTGAAGACCCCAAAGGAGTTATCTTTTATCTTCATGGAAATGGGGGATCAATTAAAGAATGGAGTGAGGTTGCTCAGCTATATAAGAGTATGAACTATGATACATTTATACTTGATTACAGAGGCTATGGAAAAAGTGAAGGTGAAATTAATAACAAAGCCCAGCTTTTTTCAGATATAGAAGAAGCTTACAGAGAACTTTTAAAAAGATATCCGGAGAACAAGATTATAATTTTAGGATACTCAGTAGGAACTGGACTAGCTGCAAAATTAGCATCGAACCATCATGCAAAATTATTGGTTTTACAAGCACCGTATTACAGTATGAAAGATGAAATGGATCAAAAATTTTCATTTCTACCTAAGTTTTTACTGAAATATAATTTTGAAACCAATGAATATTTAAAAACCGTTCCATCACCTGTTATTCTTTTTCATGGTGATCAAGATGAGGTCATTCATTATAATGCATCTTTGAAACTTAAAAAGAATTTTAAAAAAGGAGATAGTTTGATTGTATTAAAAGGTCAGGCTCATAACGGAATAACAGATAATTTGGACTATCAGAACTCAATGAAAACAATTCTTGATTCTGGTAAAAAATAGAATATGAATCAGCTTTTAGATTTATTAAAAACAATCCCAGACCCGGAAATTCCGGTGATTGATATTGTGGAATTAGGAATTGTAAGAGATGCACAGGTTACAGGAGAGAATTCCTGTGAGGTGATAATTACTCCTACATATTCCGCTTGCCCTGCAATGTTTACCATTGAAGAAGATATCATCAAAATGATGAAGGAAAATGGATGGGATGCCAAAGTAGTTACCAAAATGTTTCCGATTTGGACAACAGATTGGTTAACGGATGAAGCGAGAGAGAAACTTCGTGCTTTCGGAATTACACCGCCTGAAAAAGGAGCAGATGAACATCACATCGGGAAACCGAAAAAATGTCCACGCTGTGGTTCTGAGCATACCAAACAGATCAGTAGATTTGGGTCTACACTGTGTAAGGCATCTTATCAGTGTT
The Chryseobacterium tructae genome window above contains:
- the paaD gene encoding 1,2-phenylacetyl-CoA epoxidase subunit PaaD, whose protein sequence is MNQLLDLLKTIPDPEIPVIDIVELGIVRDAQVTGENSCEVIITPTYSACPAMFTIEEDIIKMMKENGWDAKVVTKMFPIWTTDWLTDEAREKLRAFGITPPEKGADEHHIGKPKKCPRCGSEHTKQISRFGSTLCKASYQCLDCLEPFDYFKCH
- a CDS encoding TetR/AcrR family transcriptional regulator, with translation MSNSSVQRRKILKRNLDINEFARLQLSIYFRITTFAFLQMELKEKQRKILDVAVELFKEKGYMGSSVRDLATKLNIKAASLYAHIRSKEEILEWVCFGIAQEFFDELQKVKNTNIAPREKLDLFLDKHLSVVLKNRDVTHIYSIEWRHLEERLPEFIELRKNYQQEVEQLISEIYQAENWELKSPSFTTRFILHTLNNSYFWFKRSSDSTDEITEEIRDKILFGLLGNQNK
- the paaA gene encoding 1,2-phenylacetyl-CoA epoxidase subunit PaaA: MDLEKFVQYVHEENKVEPKDVMPDDYRKLLVRQISQHAHSEIVGMLPEANWISRAPSLRRKMALLAKVQDEAGHGLYLYSATETLGNGSIRADRDATYDDMLEGKAKYSSIFNYPTLSWADIGAIGWLVDGAAIMNQVMLMGNSYGPYSRAMVKICKEESFHQRQGYEILMALCRGTKQQKEMAQASLNRFWWPALMMFGPNDDSSPNSKISMNYRVKRESNDNLRQRFIDVTVSQAEFLGLTIPDNDLKWNEERQHYDFGELPWGEFMEILKGNGPCNKKRIETKRKAQRENSWVKEAAIAFAEKQQKEVI
- a CDS encoding alpha/beta hydrolase produces the protein MLLGILIFFLTAYVILCVGVYFYQEKIIFYPEKLPQNYKFNFRDDFEEITIRTKDDKSLNSVLFKAEDPKGVIFYLHGNGGSIKEWSEVAQLYKSMNYDTFILDYRGYGKSEGEINNKAQLFSDIEEAYRELLKRYPENKIIILGYSVGTGLAAKLASNHHAKLLVLQAPYYSMKDEMDQKFSFLPKFLLKYNFETNEYLKTVPSPVILFHGDQDEVIHYNASLKLKKNFKKGDSLIVLKGQAHNGITDNLDYQNSMKTILDSGKK
- the paaB gene encoding 1,2-phenylacetyl-CoA epoxidase subunit PaaB produces the protein MANLDMWEVFIQTKPGLSHKHVGIVQAPTAEMALQNARDVYTRRKEGTSVWVVPSKYIVTSEGIDKEAFFDPADDKLYRHPTFYDIPNDVKNM
- a CDS encoding 2Fe-2S iron-sulfur cluster-binding protein, with amino-acid sequence MNHVLRKAEIDKLVEQFNGRLKVIYLVSREKHEDPVFEGRISPEKLDQLFERYTEVDVKEATYFICGPSEMIKGIADYLKKDKKVPAIQVLFEYFTAPDEENTEEMSDEFKAIANIESMVTVIIDDDEYSFHLNSKKESILDKALKDNLPVPFACKGGVCCTCKAEVLEGEVFMEKNYALTEDEVARGFVLTCQCHPTTNVVMLNYDV
- a CDS encoding FAD-binding oxidoreductase, which produces MNSFYKLKTVKVQKDTSDAVNVAVEIPEELKDKFRFKQGQYLNFRMMINGNEERRSYSICNAPSEKGNTLEVLVKLLENGKVSGYFNEHLHMDEMLEVMPPMGGFNTSYHPTNVKTYVGLAAGSGITPVCLILKKVFIRNLAVMLICFTVTEA
- the paaC gene encoding 1,2-phenylacetyl-CoA epoxidase subunit PaaC codes for the protein MGQRLSAWCGEGPYLEEDIALTNIALDELGQANNFYVYASRVIDNGKNEDDIAFLRYEHEYVNAHWTELPNEDYAQTILKVYVFSVYQKLMYEALSNSANEELSAIAQKSLKEVRYHYTHAASWMKIFAQGTEESRQRLEKAIEEIWEYTKGLFAKSEGEDDLVVLNIVPNVDELYKEFVAITEKDFQSFDLEYPTNPFMQPKSRTGYHTEYFGFILCELQYMQRAYPGCTW
- a CDS encoding phenylacetate--CoA ligase family protein, whose translation is MDFSVEYLELGQLRQLQSDRLVNLMGYLNERSEFYRRKFDELQISPQDIRSIEDITKLPITYKQDLRDNYPFGLFTVPKDELQRIHCSSGTTGKPTVVGYTKEDVSLFSEVVARSLHAAGARPGMQLHNAYGYGIFTGGLGLHYGAEMLGMSVLPISGGMTARQVDLIVDFKPEVICCSPSYALTIADEFAKRGISADEISLKYAVLGSEPWTEIIRGHIEERLGVHATNIYGLSEIIGPGVSMEDFEEKGGAYIWEDHFYPEILDPITKQPVPFGEEGVLVITTLTKKAMPLLRYWTNDITSLYYDENAKRTLVKMKPIIGRADDMLIVRGVNVYPSQIEEAFSHVKGVVPNYYLTPIEKEHMCVALDIDVEIDDELVNAQKIKADTDDYFNFVGSFGKNIENEIKKRVGITTKVKVHAQDSLPKCEGGKINRILKK